Proteins found in one Muntiacus reevesi chromosome 2, mMunRee1.1, whole genome shotgun sequence genomic segment:
- the LENG9 gene encoding leukocyte receptor cluster member 9 isoform X2, whose translation MEAAGGPEPPAGVPVAEPAPSPACRFFLEGRCRFGARCRQPHPGAPAPPQPRSEAEGQAKAKKPPLRTAEAVIQRIRWDPRLDPADFSVGYVDRFLGVREEPFLSFCWDEPLAALGPGVLAVPQHRVRYFRFRGRLVWDRASRTDLVFGSGLAAGRGPTILDALDGEDAHEAGGERDGEDARRHGDAHDGGDAHGVGRESDGVDVHRPGDVHDGRDRGGDAHGNGDESDGEDANSVGDALGDEDTDGTGGALDGAAATRLGTDAGVPVQPAQTRLRAALASDGGSPEAGCLTLAGALARTQERESADPGGHASPWMAPGRALQSAAAAARAVKTRGGKPSEDLSEMGTEWGPGVWPVDQGAAGAVGPRHPRPTHFVALMVTEPELWAQVAKVQEDLVRDAPACAAFTVPAEALHLTLALLRLAGPGEAAAAVTALRHALSDPGLAIPPRLRFGRLVRLGSHVLCAPPSPPLESLAQRLSQRLEAEGLRVLQPLGGIRPHLTLAKVPQGTQVCLPEVSPRQELGSQPLGTLWLCRVGRAGATYQAVAELPLGGQPQK comes from the exons ATGGAAGCGGCCGGAGGGCCGGAGCCGCCCGCGGGGGTCCCGGTCGCGGAACCCGCGCCCTCGCCGGCCTGCCGCTTCTTCCTGGAGGGCCGCTGCCGCTTCGGCGCCCGCTGCCGCCAGCCCCACCCCGGGGCGCCGGCGCCGCCGCAGCCTAGAAGCGAGGCCGAAGGACAGGCCAAAGCCAAGAAACCCCCGCTGCGCACGGCTGAGGCCGTCATCCAGCGCATCCGCTGGGACCCGCGCCTCGACCCGGCCGACTTCTCCGTGGGCTACGTGGACCGCTTCCTGGGCGTGCGCGAGGagcccttcctttccttctgctgGGACGAGCCGCTAGCGGCGCTCGGGCCGGGCGTTCTGGCCGTGCCGCAGCACCGGGTGCGCTACTTCCGCTTCCGCGGCCGCCTGGTTTGGGACCGCGCCTCACGCACCGACCTCGTCTTTGGCTCGGGCTTGGCGGCCGGCCGTGGGCCCACCATCCTGGACGCGCTCGACGGCGAGGACGCGCACGAAGCCGGAGGTGAGCGCGACGGCGAGGACGCGCGCCGACACGGGGACGCGCACGACGGCGGGGACGCGCACGGAGTCGGAC GTGAGAGCGACGGCGTGGACGTGCACCGACCCGGGGACGTGCACGACGGCAGAGACCGGGGCGGGGACGCGCACGGGAACGGGGATGAGAGTGACGGCGAAGATGCCAACTCAGTCGGAGATGCGCTCGGCGATGAGGATACGGACGGGACCGGAGGCGCACTGGACGGCGCAGCTGCCACCCGCCTTGGCACCGATGCGGGGGTGCCCGTACAGCCAGCCCAGACGCGACTCCGGGCAGCCTTGGCCTCGGACGGGGGAAGCCCCGAAGCTGGGTGCCTGACGCTGGCAGGCGCATTAGCGAGGACTCAGGAGCGGGAGTCGGCGGACCCTGGAGGCCACGCTTCCCCATGGATGGCGCCAGGAAGGGCACTGCAGTCAGCTGCCGCCGCCGCCAGGGCCGTGAAGACCCGGGGAGGGAAGCCCTCGGAAGACCTCTCTGAGATGGGAACGGAGTGGGGTCCCGGGGTCTGGCCTGTGGACCAAGGAGCGGCCGGGGCCGTGGGCCCTCGCCACCCCCGCCCCACGCACTTTGTGGCGCTCATGGTTACGGAGCCTGAGCTGTGGGCCCAGGTGGCCAAGGTGCAGGAAGACCTGGTACGAGACGCACCAGCTTGCGCGGCCTTCACCGTGCCGGCTGAGGCCCTGCACCTGACCCTGGCCCTGCTGAGGCTGGCGGGCCCCGGGGAGGCAGCGGCCGCTGTCACTGCGCTCAGACACGCGCTCTCGGACCCCGGGCTTGCGATCCCTCCGAGGCTGAGGTTCGGTCGCCTGGTGCGCCTGGGCTCCCATGTGCTTTGCGCTCCCCCGTCCCCACCGCTGGAGAGCCTGGCCCAGAGGCTGAGCCAGAGGCTGGAGGCCGAGGGGTTGAGAGTGCTGCAGCCCCTTGGGGGGATACGCCCCCACCTCACCCTGGCCAAGGTGCCCCAGGGCACCCAAGTCTGCCTCCCCGAGGTCAGCCCGCGGCAGGAGCTGGGGAGCCAGCCCCTGGGGACACTGTGGCTGTGCCGCGTGGGCAGGGCCGGGGCCACCTACCAGGCCGTGGCCGAGCTCCCCCTGGGAGGTCAACCCCAGAAATAA
- the LENG9 gene encoding leukocyte receptor cluster member 9 isoform X1 translates to MEAAGGPEPPAGVPVAEPAPSPACRFFLEGRCRFGARCRQPHPGAPAPPQPRSEAEGQAKAKKPPLRTAEAVIQRIRWDPRLDPADFSVGYVDRFLGVREEPFLSFCWDEPLAALGPGVLAVPQHRVRYFRFRGRLVWDRASRTDLVFGSGLAAGRGPTILDALDGEDAHEAGGERDGEDARRHGDAHDGGDAHGVGRESDSEDARRHGAAHGVGGESDGVDVHRPGDVHDGRDRGGDAHGNGDESDGEDANSVGDALGDEDTDGTGGALDGAAATRLGTDAGVPVQPAQTRLRAALASDGGSPEAGCLTLAGALARTQERESADPGGHASPWMAPGRALQSAAAAARAVKTRGGKPSEDLSEMGTEWGPGVWPVDQGAAGAVGPRHPRPTHFVALMVTEPELWAQVAKVQEDLVRDAPACAAFTVPAEALHLTLALLRLAGPGEAAAAVTALRHALSDPGLAIPPRLRFGRLVRLGSHVLCAPPSPPLESLAQRLSQRLEAEGLRVLQPLGGIRPHLTLAKVPQGTQVCLPEVSPRQELGSQPLGTLWLCRVGRAGATYQAVAELPLGGQPQK, encoded by the coding sequence ATGGAAGCGGCCGGAGGGCCGGAGCCGCCCGCGGGGGTCCCGGTCGCGGAACCCGCGCCCTCGCCGGCCTGCCGCTTCTTCCTGGAGGGCCGCTGCCGCTTCGGCGCCCGCTGCCGCCAGCCCCACCCCGGGGCGCCGGCGCCGCCGCAGCCTAGAAGCGAGGCCGAAGGACAGGCCAAAGCCAAGAAACCCCCGCTGCGCACGGCTGAGGCCGTCATCCAGCGCATCCGCTGGGACCCGCGCCTCGACCCGGCCGACTTCTCCGTGGGCTACGTGGACCGCTTCCTGGGCGTGCGCGAGGagcccttcctttccttctgctgGGACGAGCCGCTAGCGGCGCTCGGGCCGGGCGTTCTGGCCGTGCCGCAGCACCGGGTGCGCTACTTCCGCTTCCGCGGCCGCCTGGTTTGGGACCGCGCCTCACGCACCGACCTCGTCTTTGGCTCGGGCTTGGCGGCCGGCCGTGGGCCCACCATCCTGGACGCGCTCGACGGCGAGGACGCGCACGAAGCCGGAGGTGAGCGCGACGGCGAGGACGCGCGCCGACACGGGGACGCGCACGACGGCGGGGACGCGCACGGAGTCGGACGTGAGAGCGACAGCGAGGACGCGCGCCGGCACGGGGCCGCGCACGGAGTCGGAGGTGAGAGCGACGGCGTGGACGTGCACCGACCCGGGGACGTGCACGACGGCAGAGACCGGGGCGGGGACGCGCACGGGAACGGGGATGAGAGTGACGGCGAAGATGCCAACTCAGTCGGAGATGCGCTCGGCGATGAGGATACGGACGGGACCGGAGGCGCACTGGACGGCGCAGCTGCCACCCGCCTTGGCACCGATGCGGGGGTGCCCGTACAGCCAGCCCAGACGCGACTCCGGGCAGCCTTGGCCTCGGACGGGGGAAGCCCCGAAGCTGGGTGCCTGACGCTGGCAGGCGCATTAGCGAGGACTCAGGAGCGGGAGTCGGCGGACCCTGGAGGCCACGCTTCCCCATGGATGGCGCCAGGAAGGGCACTGCAGTCAGCTGCCGCCGCCGCCAGGGCCGTGAAGACCCGGGGAGGGAAGCCCTCGGAAGACCTCTCTGAGATGGGAACGGAGTGGGGTCCCGGGGTCTGGCCTGTGGACCAAGGAGCGGCCGGGGCCGTGGGCCCTCGCCACCCCCGCCCCACGCACTTTGTGGCGCTCATGGTTACGGAGCCTGAGCTGTGGGCCCAGGTGGCCAAGGTGCAGGAAGACCTGGTACGAGACGCACCAGCTTGCGCGGCCTTCACCGTGCCGGCTGAGGCCCTGCACCTGACCCTGGCCCTGCTGAGGCTGGCGGGCCCCGGGGAGGCAGCGGCCGCTGTCACTGCGCTCAGACACGCGCTCTCGGACCCCGGGCTTGCGATCCCTCCGAGGCTGAGGTTCGGTCGCCTGGTGCGCCTGGGCTCCCATGTGCTTTGCGCTCCCCCGTCCCCACCGCTGGAGAGCCTGGCCCAGAGGCTGAGCCAGAGGCTGGAGGCCGAGGGGTTGAGAGTGCTGCAGCCCCTTGGGGGGATACGCCCCCACCTCACCCTGGCCAAGGTGCCCCAGGGCACCCAAGTCTGCCTCCCCGAGGTCAGCCCGCGGCAGGAGCTGGGGAGCCAGCCCCTGGGGACACTGTGGCTGTGCCGCGTGGGCAGGGCCGGGGCCACCTACCAGGCCGTGGCCGAGCTCCCCCTGGGAGGTCAACCCCAGAAATAA
- the CDC42EP5 gene encoding cdc42 effector protein 5 gives MPVLKQLGPAQPKKRPERGALSISAPLGDFRHTLHVGRGGDAFGDTSFLSRHGGGPPPEPRAPPAGAPRSAPPPAVPQASPPALRAPAPADPLLSFHLDLGPSMLDAVLGVMDAERPGAAAAKPDVDPGPGAQHPRARCLANADIEPDDVIGL, from the coding sequence ATGCCGGTGCTGAAGCAGTTGGGCCCCGCGCAGCCCAAGAAGCGGCCGGAGCGCGGCGCCTTGTCCATCTCCGCGCCGCTCGGCGACTTCCGGCACACGCTGCACGTGGGACGCGGCGGCGACGCCTTCGGGGACACCTCGTTCCTGAGTCGCCACGGCGGCGGGCCGCCCCCCGAGCCCCGGGCACCGCCCGCGGGAGCCCCGCGCTCCGCCCCGCCGCCCGCAGTGCCGCAGGCCTCGCCGCCCGCTCTCCGCGCGCCTGCGCCCGCTGACCCGCTGCTGTCCTTCCACCTGGATTTGGGCCCCTCCATGCTGGACGCAGTGCTGGGCGTCATGGACGCGGAGCGCCCGGGCGCCGCTGCCGCCAAGCCCGACGTGGACCCCGGCCCCGGGGCGCAGCACCCCCGGGCCCGCTGCCTCGCCAACGCGGACATCGAGCCGGACGACGTCATCGGCCTGTAG